CCCACACCGCCGTGTGTCCCCTCGACGTGGTCAAGTGCAACATGCAGGTGTGCCCCGAGAGGTTCAAGTCGCTCGCGCAGGGCATTAGCCTTAtcatgaaggaggagggcatcGGTGCCAACGGCTTGCTGAAGGGCTGGCTGCCGACGCTGTGTGGCTACTCTGCCCAGGGCGCCTTCAAGTTTGGCCTCTATGAGTACTTCAAGGACTTCTACGCGAACATGGTCGGCCGGGAGAACGCGAAGAAGTACGAGGGTGTCATCTGGCTTGCCGGCTCCGCATCCGCGGAGTTCTTTGCTGATATGGGCCTGTGCCCGTTCGAGATGGTCAAGGTGAAGGTGCAGACGTCGCCGAAGGGCACCTTCCCAACAGGCATGCTCGCCGCCATGTCCGCCATGCGCGCCGACCCCTCTTCCGGCTTCCCCTACAAGTCGCTGGCACCGCTGTGGGGCCGCCAGATACCGTACACGATGGCCAagttcttcttctttgaAAAGGTTGTGCGCATGTTCTACGAGTACGTCTTCACGAAACCGAAGGAGCAGTACAACAAGGCCACGCAGCTCTCCATCACCTTCGCCTCCGGCTACATTGCTGGCGTAATCTGCGCCATTGTTTCGCACCCCGCGGACACCCTTGTCTCTGCCCGTGGTAAGACGAGCAACGCCGGCAAGTCGTATGGCCAAATCGCGAAGGAGATGGGCTACATGAACGTTTGCACCAAGGGTCTCGGCACTCGCATCCTGATGATCGGTACGCTGACGGGTCTGCAGTGGTGGATCTACGACACGTACAAGACCACCCTCGGCATGGgcaccagcggtggcagcggcaaagAAGTAAAACGAGCGCTGATCAAAATGTGTTTAGCACCCCAAAGGTAGATGCTTGGGAAGACAGTAAGGCGGAGAGTAGGATTGGGAcgacaacaaaaaaaatCTCAGTTACTTCAATCATTACCCATTACAACTGCCTTTTCCTCGAGTTCTACTGAAATAGAatgacagcagcggcctccATCACAGTTGTGCTGACGCTGCACATTTCACTCGATGTGGCGGAAGAGACAAAGTGCAGGTCTCCTTTGGTTGTTGTGGTGGACTTGGAGCCTGACGTTCTTCAGCCTcatttcccctctttttaCTTCATGCGTAAAGCACAtccgctcttttttttctccctttcaaTGTTTGGAAACAAAAGGGCAAAAATGTTCGGCTAAGCGAGCGCTCGCCAACGTGCACATGTACACGCCCAGTAATGGTCGAGGTGTGTTTGCTGGTTTGATCTCAAATCCACCTGCCTTTTACTCATTCCTGACGATTACATTTCAATCTAGCAGCCCCTTTTATTGTCCATCCGACCCTGggcgtcccccctcccacgtGGCTCTTCGGGCGCAAGAGGTGTGCGGCGTGTggatacacacacgtgtgccaTCAAACGCTTAGAGACGATGAATAGTACATGTAGAGAATGTTTTGATCATTTTTCCACATTTATTTTTTTATTGCTACTCCGTGGTGCTTGAATGCTAGTCACGACACGATGCCTCATGTGAACAGGAGAGGACTACGCAAACTCTGATGATATACAGGCCTAGCATCACAGAATTCTCCCAGAAGTGCAGCGCATCGCAcattttgtttttttttttctgtcagCGATGTCGTGGCCTGTTGAAGCTGCTCATGGTGGTGTCTGCTTTTATCGTCGCGTGGCTCTGGCATCAATTACGTCCGGCGATGAGGCACTAAACCCCTGAGCTCCTTATTTATGTTTCCTCCACACTCGGGCGCATATGAACAAGTCTCGCGAAAAAAGGAACTGCGGCGCTTCGATCACACACTGTTCTTCaatcccctccccaccacccgctgccactgttgcCCTCTTCAGACTCCGTTATCGCCAGTACTCATCAGTTTTATTTTTCGAACTGTCTCATACAATGACTTAAACACTTACTGCTCACCCTATCCCTACCGCGCTTTCATGTGTGCGTTTTATTCTTTGCTTGGACTACACACAAGCTGCATGTCGCGGCGCTTCTCTGTGGTGACGTCTTGTGTGTTGGATGCCGCGTCACGTAGCTCCTTTCTGATAATattttcttccccctttcctgaTTGCTCTCTCTCAGCGTGGCTGCacctccctgtctctctctctctttcccctctctcggtgAGTATTGTTAGCGCCTGATGCGTCTTCTTCTATCACCTaagctcctctcttcttcattgttttctttttgatCGCTCAGTGTTTCCCTTGCGCTGTTTTTCTGTCTATCGCTGTTTCCCCATGAAGCAGAGCCTCCGTTCTCCCACTACCCTCTAGTACCCTTCACACGCATTCACCCTCGTATTCCCGGGTGGGCAatcagtttttttttccgcctTCAAGGGCACCGCTTCTTGAACGGATGCTTTGGAGTGCTGCCAGAGCTCATTACCAGTGGCCAAAGTGATTCGCGGAAGATGCTTTCACAGCCAGAACACAAGTGATCGCATATACAGCAAACGAAGCGTGTAGCCTCAAAGCGACGAGTCTGCAATCGCGACTGCAGTATGCAACGAAGTTCTCTTTCGGCGatggaggaaagagaagccaCTCTTTCTTGAAGCAGTCCTGAGCTCGTTCACTGATGGAGAGACTTGTTAGAGCTGCCTCCCTGAACCCTCCTTGGTGTGAGAAAGGTTCACGACGCAGTATAGTCACAGAACTGCAGTTCTCCTTCTCGGCATACGACTCCGTTGCTTAGCCCTGGATTGACCACGCATAATGACCTCAAGTATCACAGTGAACATGTGTCATGATGTCGATCTACGCAAACATGCACAAGACACAAGCACATGCTCCGAGTGCTCTTcagactctctctctctgcacacCGGCGCATtgactccctcctctccttttccctaTCATCTTGTGCCATttcacttcctctctccttcattgCTCCACCACTTCACCAACATTTAACTACCCTCACATACACGCACCAGTCTGATCAGCTCCCATACCTTCTTGCCGTCTCTAACGTACCCGTTCTTTAATTTTCTACTTGATCTTGCCATCAACTCGTACGACCACACTTTATTCCTCACTTCACTCCTATTTCTCTTCACAATGACCGCTTCGACCAAACCNNNNNNNNNNNNNNNNNNNNNNNNNNNNNNNNNNNNNNNNNNNNNNNNNNNNNNNNNNNNNNNNNNNNNNNNNNNNNNNNNNNNNNNNNNNNNNNNNNNNNNNNNNNNNNNNNNNNNNNNNNNNNNNNNNNNNNNNNNNNNNNNNNNNNNNNNNNNNN
This DNA window, taken from Leishmania panamensis strain MHOM/PA/94/PSC-1 chromosome 34 sequence, encodes the following:
- a CDS encoding mitochondrial phosphate transporter, putative (TriTrypDB/GeneDB-style sysID: LpmP.34.4290) yields the protein MKCIGGGILACGTTHTAVCPLDVVKCNMQVCPERFKSLAQGISLIMKEEGIGANGLLKGWLPTLCGYSAQGAFKFGLYEYFKDFYANMVGRENAKKYEGVIWLAGSASAEFFADMGLCPFEMVKVKVQTSPKGTFPTGMLAAMSAMRADPSSGFPYKSLAPLWGRQIPYTMAKFFFFEKVVRMFYEYVFTKPKEQYNKATQLSITFASGYIAGVICAIVSHPADTLVSARGKTSNAGKSYGQIAKEMGYMNVCTKGLGTRILMIGTLTGLQWWIYDTYKTTLGMGTSGGSGKEVKRALIKMCLAPQR